One Bradyrhizobium manausense DNA segment encodes these proteins:
- a CDS encoding DUF1499 domain-containing protein, protein MARRFSAPYQSEPVSGLATWARNLAVFAVVAVVVSVIIVRFDFLEMKPALATFFGGLAIAGLSILFGLAGFAAIWQNGSRGMARILLAFLIDGAILAYPAYQALLYRKLPHIYDITTDPIDPPRFDALSRLRTGDGTNTAVYAGLYSAEQQRQFYPDIEPIELEIPVDRAYAIARQLVIKRKWTVIDEREPQPPRRMGRIEAVARTPIMGFREDISIRVVPDGDDSRVDIRSASRYFDSDLGSNAARVTKFIDDLNTAADADALKPVKKTPVTPPKAPAKTVKK, encoded by the coding sequence ATGGCCCGCAGGTTTTCCGCTCCCTATCAGTCGGAGCCCGTGTCCGGCCTCGCGACCTGGGCGCGCAATCTGGCCGTGTTCGCGGTGGTGGCGGTGGTGGTGTCGGTCATCATCGTCCGTTTCGACTTCCTGGAGATGAAGCCGGCGCTGGCCACCTTCTTCGGCGGGCTTGCGATCGCTGGACTGTCCATCCTGTTCGGCCTCGCCGGCTTTGCCGCGATCTGGCAGAACGGCTCGCGCGGCATGGCGCGCATCCTGCTCGCGTTCCTGATCGACGGAGCTATTCTCGCGTATCCAGCCTATCAGGCCCTGCTGTATCGCAAGCTGCCTCATATCTACGACATCACCACCGATCCGATCGACCCGCCGCGCTTCGACGCGCTGTCGCGCCTGCGCACCGGGGACGGCACCAACACCGCCGTTTATGCCGGTCTCTACTCGGCCGAGCAGCAGCGCCAGTTCTATCCTGATATCGAGCCGATCGAACTCGAGATTCCCGTCGACCGCGCCTATGCGATCGCGCGCCAGCTCGTCATCAAGCGCAAATGGACTGTCATCGACGAACGCGAGCCGCAGCCGCCGCGCCGCATGGGCCGCATCGAGGCGGTGGCGCGCACGCCGATCATGGGCTTTCGCGAGGACATCTCGATCAGGGTCGTGCCAGACGGTGACGATTCCCGCGTCGATATCCGCTCGGCCTCGCGCTATTTCGACAGCGACCTCGGCAGCAACGCCGCGCGCGTGACGAAATTCATCGACGATCTCAACACCGCGGCCGATGCCGATGCGCTGAAGCCGGTGAAGAAGACCCCGGTGACGCCACCGAAGGCGCCCGCGAAGACGGTGAAGAAATAG
- a CDS encoding acyl-CoA dehydrogenase encodes MSVRPQTKDKPAAASFQWDDPFLLDEQLTEDERMVRDTARAYAQDKLLPRVTKAYLEEKTDREIFNEMGELGLIGITLPEEYGCANASYVAYGLVAREIERVDSGYRSMNSVQSSLVMYPIYAYGDENQRKKYLPKLASGEWVGCFGLTEPDAGSDPAGMKTRAEKVSDGYRLTGSKMWISNAPIADVFVIWAKSAEHDNQIRGFVLEKGMKGLSAPKIGSKLSLRASITGEVVMDGVVVPESALLPNVSGLKGPFGCLNRARYGISWGALGAAEDCMHRARQYTLDRKQFGKPLAATQLVQKKLADMETEIALGLQGSLRVGRLMDEGKFAPEMISIMKRNNCGKALDIARVARDMHGGNGISAEYHVMRHVHNLETVNTYEGTHDVHALILGRAITGIQAFF; translated from the coding sequence ATGAGCGTGCGCCCTCAGACCAAGGACAAGCCGGCTGCGGCTTCCTTCCAGTGGGACGATCCGTTCCTGCTCGACGAGCAGCTGACCGAAGACGAGCGCATGGTGCGCGACACCGCCCGCGCCTACGCCCAGGACAAGCTGCTGCCGCGCGTCACCAAGGCCTATCTCGAAGAGAAGACCGACCGCGAGATCTTCAACGAGATGGGCGAGCTCGGCCTGATCGGCATCACGCTGCCTGAGGAATATGGCTGCGCCAACGCCAGCTACGTCGCCTATGGCCTCGTCGCGCGCGAGATCGAGCGGGTGGATTCAGGCTATCGCTCGATGAACTCGGTGCAGTCCTCGCTGGTGATGTATCCGATCTACGCCTACGGCGACGAGAACCAGCGCAAGAAGTATCTGCCGAAGCTCGCCAGCGGCGAGTGGGTCGGCTGCTTCGGCCTGACCGAGCCCGACGCCGGCTCCGACCCGGCCGGCATGAAGACCCGCGCCGAGAAGGTCTCCGACGGTTATCGCCTGACCGGCAGCAAGATGTGGATCTCGAACGCGCCGATCGCCGATGTGTTCGTGATCTGGGCCAAGTCGGCCGAGCACGACAACCAGATCCGCGGCTTCGTGCTGGAGAAAGGCATGAAGGGTCTCTCCGCACCGAAGATCGGCAGCAAGCTCTCGCTTCGCGCCTCCATCACCGGTGAGGTCGTGATGGACGGCGTCGTGGTCCCCGAAAGCGCGCTGCTGCCTAACGTCTCCGGCCTCAAGGGCCCGTTCGGCTGCCTCAACCGCGCCCGCTACGGCATCTCCTGGGGCGCGCTCGGCGCCGCCGAGGACTGCATGCATCGCGCCCGCCAGTACACGCTCGACCGCAAGCAGTTCGGCAAGCCGCTCGCCGCGACCCAGCTGGTGCAGAAGAAGCTCGCCGATATGGAAACCGAGATCGCGCTCGGTCTGCAGGGTTCGTTGCGCGTCGGCCGCCTGATGGACGAGGGCAAGTTCGCCCCCGAGATGATCTCGATCATGAAGCGCAACAATTGCGGCAAGGCGCTCGACATCGCCCGCGTCGCCCGCGACATGCATGGTGGCAACGGCATCTCGGCCGAGTACCACGTGATGCGACACGTCCATAACCTCGAGACGGTCAACACCTACGAGGGCACCCACGATGTGCACGCCCTGATCCTGGGCCGCGCGATCACGGGCATTCAGGCGTTTTTCTGA
- a CDS encoding MBL fold metallo-hydrolase, translating to MSDNDDVPFNRNFPLKAGVVEEVRPGVRRVLCNNPSPFTFTGTVSYIVGTGNVAIIDPGPDDEAHAAALLDAVRGETVSHIFVTHTHRDHSPNTPRIKQATGAPVYAEGPHRASRPRFESEKHNPESGADRDFLPDIRIAHGDIVEGAGWRLEAVATPGHTANHLAFAWPERKFNFVGDHVMGWSTSIVAPPDGSMIDYMESLDRLAAREEDLYFSGHGPEIPEGQRFVRFLIRHRKAREASILHRLAKGETDIPTMVRAIYIGIDPRLMTAAGYSVLAHLEDLVARGVVATNGDPVIGGTYRMA from the coding sequence ATGTCCGACAACGACGACGTCCCGTTCAACCGCAACTTTCCGCTCAAAGCAGGCGTCGTCGAGGAAGTCCGCCCCGGCGTGCGCCGGGTGCTCTGCAACAATCCGAGCCCGTTCACCTTCACCGGCACCGTTAGCTACATCGTCGGCACCGGCAACGTCGCGATCATCGATCCTGGTCCGGACGATGAGGCTCATGCGGCCGCGCTGCTCGACGCCGTGCGCGGCGAGACCGTGAGCCATATCTTCGTCACCCACACGCATCGCGATCACTCGCCCAACACGCCCCGGATCAAGCAGGCGACCGGCGCGCCTGTTTATGCCGAGGGTCCGCACCGCGCCTCGCGTCCGCGCTTCGAGAGCGAGAAGCACAATCCGGAATCTGGCGCCGATCGCGACTTCTTGCCCGATATCAGGATCGCCCATGGTGACATCGTCGAAGGCGCCGGCTGGCGGCTGGAAGCCGTGGCGACGCCCGGCCACACCGCCAATCACCTTGCCTTCGCCTGGCCCGAGCGGAAGTTCAATTTCGTCGGCGACCACGTGATGGGATGGTCGACCTCGATCGTGGCGCCGCCCGACGGCTCGATGATCGATTACATGGAATCGCTCGACCGGCTCGCTGCGCGCGAGGAGGATCTCTATTTCTCCGGCCACGGCCCGGAGATCCCGGAAGGCCAGCGCTTTGTGCGTTTCCTGATCCGGCACCGCAAGGCGCGCGAAGCCTCGATCCTGCACCGTCTCGCCAAGGGCGAGACTGACATCCCGACCATGGTCCGCGCGATCTATATCGGCATCGATCCCCGGCTGATGACGGCCGCCGGCTATTCCGTGTTGGCGCATCTGGAAGACCTCGTCGCGCGCGGCGTTGTCGCGACGAACGGCGATCCCGTGATCGGCGGGACCTACCGGATGGCCTAG
- a CDS encoding ABC transporter substrate-binding protein produces MLPWLLAASMATITAAQAADNKVVIGDIDDMSGLYADVIGPGGVEAAKMAIEDFGGSVLGNKIEFMVSDHQNKPDLGAQKFREWADRDGVTMILGGSNTGVSLAMSNVAKEKKIPFIAIGAAGASLTGKDCTPYTVHYVYDTTSLGNGTAKTMVKQGGKTWFFLTADYAFGTQLQESASKVVEANGGKVVGAVRVPLSTSDFSSYLLQAQNSGAQVLGLANAGNDFTNSIKSADEFGIGKTMKPAALLAFISDIHSLGLKTAQGLYLTTGWYWDLNDKTRAFSKRYYEKTKREPTMNQAGYYSATMTYLNAVKAAGTTNSDKVMAELKKMKIDDMFTSNGKIRADGLMEHEMYIMQVKKPDESKQPWDYYKLVQTMSGEEAFGKLSDSACPLVTH; encoded by the coding sequence ATGCTGCCGTGGCTGCTGGCCGCGTCGATGGCAACCATCACCGCCGCACAGGCAGCTGATAACAAGGTCGTGATCGGCGATATCGACGATATGTCGGGTCTCTACGCCGACGTGATCGGCCCCGGCGGCGTCGAGGCGGCCAAGATGGCGATCGAAGATTTTGGCGGCAGCGTCCTCGGCAACAAGATCGAGTTCATGGTTTCGGACCATCAGAACAAGCCTGATCTCGGCGCGCAGAAATTCCGCGAATGGGCTGACCGCGATGGCGTCACCATGATCCTCGGCGGCTCGAACACCGGCGTCAGCCTGGCGATGAGCAATGTTGCCAAGGAGAAGAAAATCCCCTTCATCGCGATCGGCGCCGCCGGTGCATCACTGACCGGCAAGGACTGCACGCCCTACACCGTGCACTACGTCTACGACACCACGTCGCTCGGCAACGGTACCGCCAAGACCATGGTGAAGCAGGGTGGCAAGACCTGGTTCTTCCTGACGGCAGACTATGCCTTCGGCACGCAGTTGCAGGAATCCGCCTCCAAGGTCGTCGAAGCCAATGGCGGCAAGGTGGTCGGCGCGGTGCGCGTACCGCTCTCGACCTCCGACTTCTCCAGCTATCTGCTTCAGGCCCAAAACTCGGGTGCGCAGGTGCTGGGCCTCGCCAATGCCGGCAACGATTTCACCAACTCGATCAAGTCCGCCGACGAGTTCGGCATCGGCAAGACGATGAAGCCGGCCGCGTTGCTCGCCTTCATCAGCGACATCCACAGTCTCGGGCTCAAGACCGCACAGGGGCTCTATCTGACGACCGGATGGTACTGGGATCTCAACGACAAGACGCGCGCCTTCTCGAAGCGCTACTATGAGAAGACCAAGCGCGAGCCCACCATGAACCAGGCCGGCTACTATTCGGCCACGATGACCTACCTCAACGCGGTCAAGGCTGCCGGAACCACCAATTCCGACAAGGTGATGGCCGAGCTCAAGAAGATGAAGATCGACGACATGTTCACCAGCAACGGCAAGATCCGCGCCGACGGGCTGATGGAGCACGAGATGTACATCATGCAGGTGAAGAAGCCCGACGAATCCAAGCAGCCTTGGGACTACTACAAGCTGGTGCAGACCATGTCCGGCGAAGAGGCATTCGGCAAGCTGTCGGACTCGGCCTGCCCGCTGGTCACGCACTAA
- a CDS encoding DoxX family membrane protein, translating into MALPRRLFLLRLTILVAFCIGLAMSPGLWMGPRSYPQVPVWSLLPPIEGVVAVTLYGVLFVLAGLAVIAPRARWPIAGFLVVIVVFCLADQTRWQPWVFQYSFLLAVVGVADGSSVAPVDDLQTLNLARLVIVFTYVFSGLQKINLNFMENEFSWIITPVTSLVPTMATPLDALGFLVPFVQVAFGVGLLTRRFRRVSLAVAVGMHVFILAMFGPLGLNWNDIVWPWTAAMAVFDVLLFSSPDDFTWRDIVWNVRDLRHGATVALFVVLPALSFFNLWDSYLSSALYSGNLTEAQIYLSDLGAASTPGNIRPYLVHTSENTNVLNLQRWAIEDLNVTPYAETRVFKTIAGDLCHALRDRNQLVLVVKEQRLFFSRPEVGFRCAQL; encoded by the coding sequence TTGGCTCTGCCGCGGCGCCTGTTTCTGCTGCGGCTGACGATCCTCGTCGCATTTTGCATCGGGTTGGCGATGTCCCCGGGGCTATGGATGGGGCCACGGTCCTATCCACAGGTGCCGGTCTGGTCGCTGCTGCCGCCGATCGAGGGTGTCGTGGCGGTGACACTCTATGGCGTGCTGTTCGTGCTGGCGGGGCTTGCCGTGATCGCCCCTCGCGCTCGCTGGCCGATCGCGGGCTTCCTCGTCGTCATTGTCGTGTTCTGTCTTGCCGACCAGACGCGGTGGCAGCCGTGGGTGTTTCAGTACAGCTTCCTGCTGGCGGTCGTCGGCGTCGCCGACGGCAGCAGCGTGGCGCCGGTCGATGATCTCCAGACGCTGAACCTGGCCCGTCTGGTCATCGTCTTCACCTACGTCTTCTCTGGACTCCAGAAGATCAACCTCAACTTCATGGAGAACGAGTTTTCCTGGATCATCACGCCGGTGACCAGCCTGGTTCCGACGATGGCCACGCCGCTTGATGCCCTCGGCTTTTTAGTCCCCTTCGTTCAGGTGGCGTTCGGCGTCGGTCTTCTGACCCGGCGTTTCCGTCGCGTTTCGCTCGCCGTTGCAGTCGGCATGCACGTCTTCATTCTGGCCATGTTCGGTCCCCTGGGATTGAACTGGAACGACATCGTCTGGCCATGGACCGCGGCCATGGCGGTGTTCGACGTGCTGCTGTTTTCAAGCCCCGACGACTTCACCTGGCGCGACATCGTCTGGAACGTGCGGGACCTTCGCCATGGCGCGACCGTGGCGCTGTTCGTGGTCCTGCCAGCCCTGAGCTTCTTCAATCTCTGGGATTCCTATCTGTCGTCGGCGCTCTATTCCGGCAATCTCACCGAAGCGCAGATCTATCTCAGCGACCTCGGCGCGGCTTCGACGCCGGGCAACATCCGCCCGTATTTGGTCCACACCTCGGAGAATACCAACGTGCTCAATCTCCAGCGCTGGGCGATCGAGGATCTCAACGTGACGCCCTATGCGGAAACACGCGTTTTCAAGACCATTGCCGGCGATCTGTGCCACGCCTTGCGTGACCGCAACCAGCTCGTGCTCGTGGTCAAGGAGCAGCGTCTGTTCTTCAGCCGCCCGGAGGTCGGCTTTCGCTGCGCGCAATTATGA